In Penaeus vannamei isolate JL-2024 chromosome 4, ASM4276789v1, whole genome shotgun sequence, a single window of DNA contains:
- the LOC113809022 gene encoding uncharacterized protein has protein sequence MRVLSGLSLLVVVAVAVAAPSDPAVLVPQVSPTAHSVSGVSTTVSSVEDKNKPVFGGSRHTILGSEDYSVGASPDHSAFGSRPTRTATEESPRPIAGLTTSTIRPLRTTQRSGIPIPHVIREGPSALAQVGHPSLSARNSGEDAEDTTERDEEGHESSETDDNKRHPLVLQASRSRSLRNFDFRPITFPLHDPPSFQPAPLSAAYTWNKVDQDAEEVSVGGEGHPAPDLSRDTAVNFLPPDRQGMVMVEPDAEVFDLNSIVEKSNDLEFS, from the exons ATGAGGGTTCTTTCAGGTCTTTCTCTGCTGGTTGTGGTGGCCGTGGCCGTCGCTGCTCCTA GCGACCCAGCGGTCTTAGTGCCCCAGGTGTCCCCAACTGCCCACAGCGTGTCAGGTGTCAGTACCACAGTGAGCAGCGTTGAAGACAAGAACAAGCCCGTGTTTGGAGGCTCCCGGCACACCATCTTGGGCAGTGAGGACTACAGCGTTGGCGCCAGCCCCGACCA cTCTGCTTTCGGTAGCCGACCCACCAGAACTGCCACTGAGGAGTCTCCGCGCCCCATTGCTG GGCTCACGACCTCCACCATCAGACCCCTCAGGACCACACAGCGATCTGGAATCCCC ATTCCCCATGTTATCCGCGAAGGCCCCAGCGCCCTGGCACAG GTCGGACACCCATCTCTAAGCGCCAGGAACAGCGGAGAAGACGCTGAGGACACAACTGAGCGTGATGAG GAGGGACATGAATCTTCCGAGACCGATGATAACAAACGTCACCCTCTG GTCCTCCAGGCGTCGAGGTCGAGGAGTCTCCGCAACTTCGACTTCCGCCCCATAACCTTCCCCCTCCACGACCCCCCGTCCTTCCAGCCGGCGCCCCTGAGTGCTGCCTACACCTGGAACAAGGTCGACCAGGACGCGGAGGAGGTGTCTGTAGGAGGCGAGGGTCACCCGGCGCCGGACCTGAGTCGTGACACAGCCGTCAATTTCCTTCCTCCGGATAGGCAAGGGATGGTCATGGTCGAGCCTGACGCCGAGGTGTTCGACCTCAACAGCATCGTCGAAAAGTCGAACGACCTCGAGTTCAGTTAA